In the genome of Miscanthus floridulus cultivar M001 unplaced genomic scaffold, ASM1932011v1 fs_796_1_2, whole genome shotgun sequence, one region contains:
- the LOC136533165 gene encoding uncharacterized protein — protein MSTSIYQSLMKALTMEDVEDITCYPVCASASGAITELIENSYAPPDWLVLLQVVVKRISTGDENESALQFKLLGTIVESGQEKVLSHIPEIVSNIANTVMELLPPIPDPWPQVVEQGFAALVAMVQAWESSAPDENKTHEKRAWQSGQSAIAETISLLLQKPWLLQVDNMENIGSALPPPSCVNDASVLLEFVMSSVTCMEETASMKVFELVAIWADTIANWDSWEEMEDEGVFNAIKEAVNFHQRFDLDGFFLKMLPSQTENASQSSVIGRVSNFVTRAIAAYPSATWRACSCIHTLLHAPNFSLGTQDARKTIAESFAQAAFSRFKSISDSPVGLWKPLLLAISSCYICYPDAIEQILNNFDGNGFAIWTSALAQVSSSSFNPGLSSESEIKLAVLTLSTVINHLMSLSMGGTKVLQDCYVSLMESCIQLKEVQDNGDNDDDDGAEDLDDDDEDEDTEDDDEDSDDDDVREETEEEFLERYALAAAGESIEAIEEGDIDEETQDIELGSLDDVDIQEVVISLMQKRPALQAQTFPDSLVERITETFPEYQRFFQVHRQA, from the exons AATAGTTATGCTCCACCTGACTGGCTCGTTCTTTTGCAAGTGGTTGTGAAAAGAATAAGTACTGGAGATGAAAATGAGTCTGCTCTTCAGTTTAAGCTTCTGGGCACAATAGTTGAGAGTGGACAAGAAAAAGTTCTATCTCATATTCCTGAAATTGTGTCTAACATTGCTAATACTGTAATGGAGCTCCTGCCCCCTATTCCAGATCCTTGGCCTCAG GTTGTTGAACAGGGTTTTGCAGCCCTGGTAGCAATGGTTCAAGCTTGGGAGAGCTCTGCACCAGATGAAAACAAGACACATGAAAAGAGGGCCTGGCAGTCAGGCCAGTCTGCTATTGCTGAAACAATTTCATTACTGTTACAAAAACCTTGGTTGTTGCAAGTTGACAATATG GAGAACATCGGTTCTGCATTGCCACCTCCGTCATGTGTAAATGATGCTTCTGTGTTACTTGAGTTTGTCATGAGTTCTGTTACTTGCATGGAAGAAACTGCAAGTATGAAGGTCTTTGAGCTGGTAGCTATATGGGCTGACACTATTGCTAACTGGGACTCCTGGGAGGAGATGGAGGATGAGGGGGTTTTCAACGCAATTAAAGAAGCTGTCAATTTCCACCAAAGATTTGACCTTGACGGGTTTTTCCTGAAAATGCTTCCATCGCAGACTGAAAATGCTTCACAGAGTTCAGTCATTGGTCGGGTTTCTAATTTTGTGACAAGGGCAATTGCAGCTTACCCATctgcaacatggagggcatgctcATGCATCCATACACTACTGCACGCTCCAAATTTCTCCCTTGGAACACAAGATGCTAGAAAGACTATTGCTGAATCCTTTGCACAAGCAGCATTTTCCCGCTTCAAGTCTATATCTGACAGTCCTGTTGGGCTATGGAAACCACTATTGTTGGCAATATCTTCATGCTACATTTGTTATCCAGATGCCATTGAACAAATCTTGAACAACTTTGATGGTAATGGTTTTGCAATCTGGACATCTGCATTGGCACAAGTCTCAAGCAGCTCATTCAATCCTGGCCTGTCATCTGAATCCGAGATCAAGTTAGCTG TGCTAACATTATCAACTGTGATTAACCATCTCATGTCACTTTCCATGGGTGGCACCAAAGTGTTACAAGACTGCTATGTATCACTGATGGAATCTTGCATTCAGCTGAAGGAAGTTCAAGACAATGGGGACAATGATGACGATGACGGTGCTGAAGATCttgatgatgacgatgaagatGAAGACACCGAAGACGATGATGAG GATTCGGACGACGATGATGTGcgggaagaaacagaggaggaaTTCCTTGAAAGATATGCACTAGCTGCTGCGGGTGAGTCAATCGAGGCTATCGAGGAAGGAGACATTGATGAAGAAACCCAAGACATTGAATTGG GCTCTCTGGATGATGTGGACATACAAGAGGTGGTTATTTCCCTGATGCAGAAACGTCCTGCTTTGCAGGCCCAAACGTTTCCAGACAGCCTGGTTGAAAGAATTACAGAAACATTTCCAGAATACCAACGGTTTTTCCAAgtccatcgacaagcttag